The Synergistaceae bacterium DZ-S4 genome includes a region encoding these proteins:
- the thrB gene encoding homoserine kinase — MIPLITLRVPATSANLGSGFDTIGMAVSLYNIFKVMELLPENEYRIEAHGEGARELSDPSANLVVRAYEEACKRWGVKGPGLSLWCHNIIPLCRGLGSSAGAVVAGVLIAKHLTCHDAGEEELLRTMTMIEGHPDNVAPCFLGGMVVSCWDGDDLRYVRLPALPPEVLCVVAVPDERVKTSDARKALPKQVPFEDAVFNLGRAALLTAAWATGKWEYLKWGMDDRLHQQYRSKLFSGGEVIFSRVRDLPECLSVAISGSGPSVIALVNGPTQRVAEAMCKTFTEHGVRSQFFVLDSSAHGPQVAVDMGLKDAVSEVWRRK, encoded by the coding sequence TTGATCCCACTCATCACCCTGAGGGTACCCGCCACAAGCGCAAACCTGGGATCGGGTTTTGACACGATAGGCATGGCGGTCTCCCTTTACAACATATTTAAAGTGATGGAACTCCTGCCCGAAAATGAGTACAGGATCGAGGCTCACGGCGAAGGAGCCAGAGAGCTCTCCGACCCTTCAGCCAACCTTGTGGTCAGGGCATACGAAGAGGCCTGCAAAAGATGGGGTGTGAAAGGCCCCGGATTATCGCTCTGGTGTCATAACATCATCCCCCTTTGCCGCGGCCTCGGAAGCTCTGCCGGTGCGGTCGTGGCCGGTGTGCTTATAGCAAAGCACCTGACGTGCCATGATGCGGGCGAGGAAGAGCTTCTCAGGACTATGACGATGATAGAGGGGCATCCGGATAATGTAGCGCCATGTTTTCTGGGAGGCATGGTGGTAAGCTGCTGGGACGGAGATGATCTGAGGTATGTCAGGCTCCCCGCTCTTCCTCCGGAAGTTCTCTGCGTTGTCGCAGTTCCCGACGAGAGGGTGAAGACATCCGATGCAAGAAAGGCCCTTCCCAAACAGGTTCCCTTCGAAGACGCCGTATTCAATCTCGGAAGGGCGGCCCTGCTTACCGCTGCGTGGGCAACAGGCAAATGGGAATACCTCAAATGGGGCATGGATGACAGGCTCCATCAGCAGTACAGAAGCAAGCTGTTCAGCGGCGGAGAGGTCATCTTCTCACGGGTACGCGATCTGCCGGAATGTCTGAGTGTCGCGATAAGCGGTTCGGGCCCGTCCGTAATAGCGCTGGTCAACGGCCCAACTCAAAGGGTCGCCGAGGCGATGTGCAAGACGTTTACGGAGCACGGGGTAAGGTCACAGTTCTTTGTGCTTGACAGCAGCGCGCACGGGCCGCAGGTGGCGGTAGACATGGGGCTTAAGGATGCGGTCAGCGAAGTATGGAGGCGCAAATAA
- the thrC gene encoding threonine synthase — protein sequence MGVIEKYAELLPVTDKTPRITLGEGSTPLVHLDRISREMDIDLWGKLEGCNPSGSFKDRGMVMAVAKALESGAKALVCASTGNTSASAAAYAAAAQIPCFVLLPAGKVALGKLAQALMYGAKVIAVKGNFDRALEMAREAADTKGFAIVNSVNPYRLWGQRSGAWEVCDVLGSAPDWHAIPVGNAGNISAYWAGYRQYEEMGKIKALPRMMGFQAAGAAPLVTGEPCPMPETLATAIRIGNPVSAHLAKDAVRGSGGEFNSVTDEEILSAQYYLSSKGGIFAEPASCAPLAGLLKLKRQGRLPKDIKVVMVLTGNGLKDPDTAMSQVGRPIEIGDSLDELLEVMKG from the coding sequence ATGGGAGTTATCGAAAAATACGCAGAACTTCTTCCTGTAACGGATAAGACCCCCCGGATAACACTGGGGGAGGGCAGCACTCCGCTTGTCCATCTCGACAGGATAAGCAGAGAGATGGATATTGATCTGTGGGGCAAGCTTGAAGGCTGCAATCCCTCGGGCTCATTCAAAGACAGAGGAATGGTCATGGCGGTGGCAAAAGCACTGGAGTCAGGCGCCAAAGCGCTGGTATGCGCATCTACCGGCAACACATCCGCTTCTGCGGCAGCTTACGCTGCTGCTGCGCAGATCCCGTGCTTCGTCCTCCTTCCCGCCGGAAAGGTCGCCCTTGGCAAGCTTGCACAGGCACTGATGTACGGAGCCAAAGTAATAGCTGTGAAAGGAAACTTTGACAGGGCGCTTGAAATGGCCAGGGAAGCCGCCGATACAAAAGGATTCGCAATAGTGAATTCCGTCAATCCATACAGGCTATGGGGACAGAGGAGCGGGGCGTGGGAAGTCTGTGACGTTCTTGGATCTGCTCCGGACTGGCACGCCATCCCTGTCGGCAACGCGGGGAACATCAGCGCTTACTGGGCAGGCTACAGACAGTATGAAGAGATGGGTAAGATAAAGGCACTGCCCAGGATGATGGGTTTCCAGGCTGCGGGCGCCGCGCCTCTGGTCACAGGAGAGCCCTGTCCCATGCCGGAAACACTGGCCACGGCCATCAGGATAGGAAATCCTGTGAGCGCGCACCTTGCCAAAGATGCGGTAAGGGGATCGGGAGGAGAGTTTAACTCCGTCACAGACGAAGAGATACTCTCTGCACAGTATTACCTTTCATCAAAAGGCGGCATCTTCGCGGAACCCGCATCATGCGCGCCTCTCGCCGGACTTCTTAAGCTAAAGAGGCAGGGACGCCTGCCTAAGGACATAAAGGTCGTCATGGTCCTTACCGGCAACGGGCTCAAAGATCCCGATACAGCGATGTCTCAGGTCGGAAGGCCCATAGAGATCGGAGATTCTCTTGATGAACTCCTGGAGGTGATGAAAGGTTGA
- a CDS encoding radical SAM protein codes for MAFNMKQYAEKMGVKAALSYLENDPEKNIPKAVNWVKLFDRKGIYSAAYPALERIASDPQNIWFKFIKSLYSDIDPDVRKKLFTNFILNSAITGFNRRAENEAKYDCNVPWAILMDPTSACNLRCKGCWAADYGSSMQLERKILDRIVREGKELGTYTYLFSGGEPLLRKDDILYLCKKHDDCLFMAFTNATLIDSSFADKMLETKNFVPALSIEGFEEETDFRRGSGTYRSVENAMKIFKEKKLPFGISCCYTSRNISSLGSEEFFDHMVEMGAKFAWLFTYIPIGENAVKDLMVSAEQREFMYRQIRSFRRTKPIFTMDFWNDGEYVRGCIAGGRRYLHINANGDIEPCAFIHYSDSNIRNKSLLDAYRSPLFMQYRTRQPFCENLLRPCPLLDQPDNLASMVEESGARSTYIDRPEEVRNLTSKCRERSEEWAPVAERLWSERSWARDAAVRHRQ; via the coding sequence ATGGCATTTAACATGAAGCAATACGCAGAAAAAATGGGCGTTAAGGCCGCCCTCTCGTACCTCGAAAACGATCCTGAAAAAAATATACCCAAAGCTGTGAACTGGGTAAAGCTGTTTGACAGAAAAGGAATTTATTCGGCAGCCTATCCTGCACTGGAAAGAATTGCCTCAGACCCTCAGAACATCTGGTTCAAATTCATCAAAAGCCTCTATTCGGACATAGACCCCGATGTAAGAAAGAAACTCTTCACCAACTTCATATTGAACTCGGCAATAACCGGCTTCAACAGGCGTGCGGAAAACGAGGCAAAGTACGACTGCAACGTACCATGGGCAATACTTATGGATCCCACGAGCGCCTGCAACCTCCGCTGCAAAGGATGCTGGGCGGCGGATTACGGAAGCTCCATGCAGCTGGAGAGGAAGATCCTTGACAGGATAGTCAGGGAAGGTAAAGAGCTTGGCACATATACCTATCTTTTCAGCGGAGGCGAGCCTCTCCTAAGAAAAGATGACATACTCTATCTATGCAAAAAACATGATGACTGCCTCTTCATGGCGTTCACAAACGCCACCCTTATCGACAGCTCCTTCGCTGACAAAATGCTTGAGACAAAGAACTTCGTTCCTGCGCTGAGCATCGAGGGCTTCGAAGAGGAGACCGACTTCCGCAGGGGGTCCGGCACATACAGATCTGTCGAAAATGCCATGAAGATCTTTAAGGAGAAAAAACTTCCGTTTGGCATATCATGCTGTTATACGAGCAGGAACATCTCTTCGTTAGGCAGCGAAGAGTTCTTCGATCACATGGTAGAGATGGGCGCTAAGTTCGCATGGCTCTTCACTTATATCCCAATAGGCGAAAACGCTGTGAAAGACCTTATGGTAAGCGCGGAGCAGCGTGAATTCATGTACAGGCAAATACGTTCTTTCAGAAGAACCAAGCCGATCTTTACGATGGATTTCTGGAATGACGGCGAATACGTCAGGGGATGCATTGCCGGGGGGAGAAGATATCTCCATATAAACGCAAACGGCGACATCGAACCATGCGCGTTCATACACTATTCCGACTCCAACATCAGAAACAAAAGCCTGCTTGACGCTTACAGATCGCCTCTCTTCATGCAGTACAGGACCAGGCAGCCTTTCTGTGAAAACCTCCTGCGTCCCTGTCCTCTGCTGGATCAGCCGGACAATCTGGCTTCGATGGTCGAGGAGTCAGGAGCCCGTTCCACATATATTGACAGGCCGGAAGAGGTAAGAAACCTCACTTCCAAATGCAGGGAGCGTTCCGAAGAGTGGGCCCCGGTCGCGGAAAGGCTGTGGTCGGAAAGGTCATGGGCAAGGGATGCCGCCGTACGGCACCGGCAATAG